The following are encoded together in the Pectobacterium punjabense genome:
- a CDS encoding FCD domain-containing protein produces the protein MAKDVVLQEKKQYQEIGCDLRQKIQSGDYPVGSRLPPERNIAETYGVSRTIVREALLMLELEGTVDIRQGSGVYVLRIPDEDDAADSAKNHIGAFEMLQARQLLESNIAAFAARMATRADIENLRKTLEQEQAAIAGKDYRGDFDRLFHLQIAGATQNQMLLETVSNIWACRDDNALWQQLYTHVGTQGYRLKWLADHQAILAALRRRDVSGSYQAMWQHLENVKNTLMEISDADAPEFDGYLFDSVPIFQGKLV, from the coding sequence GTGGCGAAGGATGTGGTTCTGCAAGAAAAGAAGCAATATCAGGAAATTGGCTGTGATTTGCGCCAAAAGATTCAATCAGGGGACTACCCCGTCGGATCGCGCCTGCCTCCTGAACGAAATATTGCGGAAACCTATGGCGTTAGCCGCACGATAGTGCGCGAAGCGCTGCTGATGCTTGAGCTGGAAGGCACGGTTGATATTCGTCAGGGGTCTGGGGTTTATGTCCTGCGTATTCCCGATGAAGATGACGCGGCAGACAGCGCCAAGAATCATATTGGCGCGTTTGAAATGCTACAGGCGCGTCAACTGCTGGAAAGCAACATCGCGGCGTTTGCGGCACGCATGGCAACGCGAGCGGATATCGAAAACCTGCGTAAAACGCTAGAGCAAGAGCAGGCTGCAATTGCCGGAAAAGATTACCGCGGCGATTTCGATCGCTTGTTCCACCTGCAAATTGCGGGGGCGACGCAAAACCAGATGCTGCTGGAAACGGTCAGCAATATCTGGGCGTGTCGTGACGATAACGCGCTCTGGCAGCAGCTTTACACCCATGTTGGCACGCAGGGCTATCGCCTGAAATGGCTGGCGGATCATCAAGCTATTCTGGCCGCGCTGCGGCGTCGCGATGTGTCCGGCTCTTATCAGGCGATGTGGCAACACCTTGAAAATGTCAAAAATACGCTGATGGAAATCTCTGACGCTGACGCGCCGGAGTTCGACGGCTATTTGTTTGATTCTGTACCGATTTTTCAAGGGAAACTGGTCTAG
- a CDS encoding PTS sugar transporter subunit IIB has translation MKRIVLACSAGMSTSLVVTKMEKEAEARGMAFKIYAIPEQNLRDELQEFGSDIIAVLLGPQVRFKLNENKKLTDSYQIPIAVIDPVAYGTLNGAKVLDQALSLVD, from the coding sequence ATGAAAAGAATCGTACTGGCCTGTTCGGCAGGCATGTCGACCTCACTGGTGGTCACCAAAATGGAGAAGGAAGCGGAAGCGCGGGGAATGGCATTTAAGATCTACGCGATCCCGGAACAAAATTTGCGGGATGAATTGCAGGAGTTCGGCAGCGATATTATCGCGGTTCTATTAGGGCCGCAGGTGCGCTTCAAACTTAACGAAAATAAAAAGCTAACGGATAGCTATCAGATCCCTATCGCGGTGATCGACCCTGTCGCCTACGGCACATTAAATGGTGCAAAAGTACTGGATCAGGCGCTGAGTTTGGTAGACTAA